One window from the genome of Dermacentor silvarum isolate Dsil-2018 chromosome 5, BIME_Dsil_1.4, whole genome shotgun sequence encodes:
- the LOC125945759 gene encoding sorcin-like has protein sequence MDALQMYKSLSQLNDWPTQRPISRLTAKFVLDYVLTSGISDDVEMVSLAYRAIECWASVFQHFDPEDQGFIPSDVFHEALSASGYNVSKYYVRCLFRASERLGQVSFDNFVKACATTAKVHP, from the coding sequence ATGGATGCTCTCCAGATGTATAAATCCCTGTCCCAGCTCAACGACTGGCCCACGCAACGCCCAATCTCGCGTCTGACGGCGAAATTCGTGCTGGACTACGTACTTACCAGCGGGATTTCCGATGATGTTGAAATGGTCTCCCTCGCCTACAGAGCCATCGAGTGCTGGGCATCCGTGTTCCAGCATTTCGATCCAGAGGACCAAGGGTTCATCCCGAGTGATGTCTTCCACGAAGCGTTGTCAGCCTCCGGCTACAACGTGAGCAAGTACTACGTGAGGTGCCTTTTTCGAGCGTCTGAACGTTTAGGCCAGGTGTCCTTCGACAACTTCGTCAAGGCGTGCGCTACAACCGCAAAGGTGCATCCGTGA